One Lentisphaera araneosa HTCC2155 DNA window includes the following coding sequences:
- the mqnC gene encoding cyclic dehypoxanthinyl futalosine synthase, translated as MSFQRLSFEEGLDLFKNADLFDLQKMAVEQRNKINPANEATYVIDSNPNYTNACTADCLFCAFYRKPGDEEVYVRTLDDVRQMMKDAQDLEATTVLLQGGLHPDLKLDYYLDIIKMTVAEFPGIIPHFWSAPEIDNIAEVENIDVREVLQKMFDVGQLSLPGGGAEILSQKVRNRISPKKHKVDRWLHIHEVAHEIGMKSTATMMYGHREEAEDILIHLQVIRDIQDRTGGFTAFVPWTYKKDNTLLGKKVTRESTPEDYYRILAFSRLFLDNFDHIQASWFSEGKDTGIKSLSYGADDFGGTLFEENVHAETGFINKTSAEGLRSMIIEAGFTPVQRDTLYNKVLAVKS; from the coding sequence ATGAGTTTTCAACGATTAAGCTTTGAAGAGGGTTTAGACCTCTTTAAAAACGCCGATCTTTTTGATCTACAAAAAATGGCAGTCGAGCAACGCAACAAAATCAACCCAGCTAACGAGGCGACTTACGTCATTGATTCAAACCCGAATTATACTAATGCCTGTACAGCTGATTGCCTATTCTGTGCTTTTTACCGCAAGCCGGGTGATGAAGAAGTCTACGTAAGAACCCTCGATGATGTTCGCCAAATGATGAAAGATGCCCAAGATCTTGAAGCGACTACCGTATTGCTCCAAGGCGGTCTTCACCCCGATCTCAAATTGGACTATTACTTAGATATCATCAAAATGACTGTGGCAGAATTCCCAGGAATCATCCCTCACTTCTGGTCAGCTCCTGAAATTGATAATATCGCTGAAGTTGAAAACATCGATGTCCGCGAAGTTTTACAAAAAATGTTTGATGTGGGCCAGCTTTCACTTCCTGGTGGTGGCGCAGAGATCCTCTCACAAAAAGTTCGCAATAGAATTTCTCCCAAGAAACACAAAGTGGATCGTTGGTTACACATACATGAAGTGGCTCATGAAATCGGTATGAAATCAACCGCAACCATGATGTATGGTCACAGAGAAGAAGCTGAAGATATCCTTATTCATTTACAGGTAATTCGTGACATCCAAGACCGCACAGGCGGTTTCACGGCCTTCGTACCGTGGACATACAAAAAAGATAATACTCTTTTAGGTAAAAAAGTTACGCGTGAAAGTACTCCAGAAGATTACTACCGTATTTTAGCTTTCTCACGCCTCTTCTTAGATAACTTTGATCACATCCAAGCCTCTTGGTTTAGTGAAGGCAAGGACACTGGTATTAAGTCCTTATCCTATGGTGCTGATGACTTTGGTGGAACTCTCTTTGAAGAAAACGTTCACGCTGAAACTGGATTCATCAACAAAACGAGTGCCGAAGGCTTGCGTAGCATGATTATCGAAGCGGGCTTCACTCCTGTACAACGAGACACACTTTACAATAAAGTTTTAGCAGTAAAAAGTTGA
- a CDS encoding 3'(2'),5'-bisphosphate nucleotidase CysQ — translation MDPRIQLLKSFAKPSSEICNSYFSKNAKTWQKADKSFVSEADIKVNDFLLSQIQSHFAEDAILSEESPDNPKRFTAEYTWIIDPIDGTSEFIAGSPEFCVMVCLVHKNKLVYAMVAIPQENKAYFGGPAKSLIELDLLSNKETRLVPKEINSNTLVISKSRAAKEISIFAEECNLTTFSCGSAGVKVCRILQGKADYYIHINKIAEWDTAAPDCLLKSWGRGLTDLDGEELKYNKSSFYHQHFFYLNQSELLQSAQKIFQLN, via the coding sequence ATGGATCCCCGAATTCAGCTATTAAAAAGCTTTGCTAAGCCCTCTTCAGAGATCTGCAACAGCTACTTCAGTAAGAATGCAAAAACATGGCAAAAGGCCGATAAATCCTTTGTCTCTGAAGCTGATATTAAAGTCAATGATTTTCTACTCTCACAAATCCAATCTCATTTCGCGGAAGACGCCATACTAAGTGAAGAGAGTCCCGACAACCCCAAGCGTTTCACCGCTGAATACACTTGGATCATTGACCCCATTGATGGCACAAGTGAGTTTATTGCTGGAAGTCCAGAATTTTGCGTCATGGTTTGCCTCGTTCACAAGAACAAACTCGTCTATGCGATGGTGGCCATTCCCCAAGAAAATAAGGCATACTTTGGCGGCCCAGCTAAGAGCTTGATTGAACTCGACCTGCTCTCTAACAAAGAAACTCGACTTGTTCCTAAAGAAATCAACTCCAACACCCTCGTTATTTCAAAATCTCGTGCAGCTAAAGAAATCAGTATTTTTGCAGAAGAATGTAATTTAACGACCTTCTCTTGTGGGTCTGCGGGAGTAAAAGTCTGCCGCATCCTTCAAGGCAAAGCTGACTATTACATTCACATCAACAAGATTGCCGAATGGGACACAGCGGCCCCAGACTGCCTATTAAAATCTTGGGGAAGAGGCTTAACTGATCTCGATGGTGAAGAACTTAAGTATAACAAAAGCAGCTTTTACCACCAACATTTTTTTTATCTAAATCAGTCAGAACTATTGCAATCAGCGCAAAAAATTTTTCAACTCAATTAA